CCTTAAACTGTGATGATTGCCCTACCATCTGCAGGATATCCATCATTGTGGTGAAAGTCAAAGTGTCAACTCAACACTATAGTGACTCCCTCCTAATCATTATAAAAAACCCTCTTGAAGCATAACCCAGGTACGCGCATTAAAACCGACCTATTCACTATTTTCTCTAAGGGTTCCAACCCACCTGTGCCTGACTTAAGCTTTAGAGGGGTGTGCCCCGACAACTTGTCCGGACATCCTTTGTGCAGGGAAGAAGCTCGCTCAATCTCCTGTGGCTGGACAGAGGCTCTTAGTGACACAACAAAGGGAGGGTTTGACTCTAATTGACCTCACATCAACAAATTGTACATTTCCTATTAAACTCAATAAGAACAACTATATTTTTATGCCGTACACAAATGGAAAATGTATTGTTTGCTAATGgttttgaaaaccaaattgatggtttaaagacatgtgctctGAAAGAAACGAACTCTAGTGATATAAACccaaatttcattttgttgagttgttttgattgattgatcctGAGTTGGATCTACTCCACTCTTACTCCCGAAATTATTAGACAAATCATCGGATATCAGACCTCACTTGTAGCATGGACTGCATTAGAAAAGATCTTTTCAGTTTCATCAAAAGCTTGAGTAATGCAACTTCAATTAGAATTTCAAACAATAAGCAAGGGTTCTTTATCAATGACAGAATACATTATGaagataaagaatatttttgatAGCCTAGCTGCCATTGGAGAGCCTGTGACAGAAAGAAATCAGATTCTTTAGCTACTTGGAGGCCTTGGATCTGATTATAACTCCGTAGTAACCTCCCTAACAGCACGTGAAGATGACATTTCTCTTCACTTGATTTATAGCATTCTTCTAACTCATGAACAACGATTGTGCTTCTAGAACACAATACCTAAAATTGATCTCATTGCTGCAAATATGGCAACTACTCACCATAGAAATAACAACAATGGAAGGAACAATAACATAACTAGtttttctcaaaattagaaTGGTTTTGGACAAAGGCTAGGGAGACATCCACCTAATGGTCGTGGTCAAGGGAATCCTAACACTCCTACTGATTGTCTTCAATGTTAGTTGTGTGGGAAATATGGTCATACCATGATCAGGTGCTATCAcagatttgatattaatttcCAAGGTTATCACACCATAGATGATCCTTTTGTGGCAAATAAATATGAGCTTGGAATCACTTCTTGATGGTCCAAGGAATATATAGACCatgatttttaaagtttatttaaacaaataattcacttttaattttcatatttgtgtgtgtgtgtgttttttccCCAAATCAAGTAAATCAccgatttatatatataactttgtaaagtattttcattttgtaaGAAGGTATttcattttagatattttaaaacttataaaaaaatttaatcttaaataagcttctatttttatttatcccatattctttttatttattattttcatctcaCTTAAAATAAAAGAGGTATTGGATGGAATTTCAATTATAAgagttaaatatatttaaacaaagtcttaagaaaaacaaatgaaattaacctattttttaaatatgatatctagagaatttttttgttcttctaaaTAACCTTAATAGACTATACTCATTACTTTGGCCATCAAAGCATCTCCGTAAAATATCAAGATTAGAATACATCAATGGAACAAGAAAAATGCTCttattttaagattatgttttgttctcaaaaaatttaaaagaaaatacgacaaaaagaaactaaaaaagacaaattgaaaaaaagaaaaaatgaaaaaaaaattaaagtcaacaaattacttttatatatttctttaattttttttatttatcttctttcattatataaaaattaaataattttaaaatatataaattttttactagttataataatatttgattttttttctgtattttatttttgtaatggatccagagaaaaccatttttttaatactttccgAAAATGAAACATAGCCTAAATGAACCAGATGAGAAGTCCTTCAATAACTGAATATGTATCTGTTAACCAGCCACTAGGAATATGTTCtactgaaaagagaaaaaaaccagGCGAAATTTCAATTATGGATGTGATGGCTTCAAAGcttgaaattattttactgATTGAGAAAAGGGAAAACTTCTAGAACCGAGCCTGACATTCTCTAGGTGGCTGAGCATGCGTTGGCGGAAATTATTACAACTCCATCATTACAGATGCAACTGCTAAAGAAAAAGATACACACCTTTTATTTATGCATGAAGAATGAgagcatttcaaaattttaatatccaaGATGATGGATATGCAAGAAAATTTGCAGAAAGCAAAAATTGGAGGATTCAGTACTTTAAGTACGTACACTTGGCATGACAAATAGGGTGATGTGATTGGTCATTCATGCACAAACATGTTAcgacttctttttcttttttctttttaatcttaaacTTATCGATAAGtcgtttattttattataaatctGGTCTCctaaaaataaagtacaatGAATATCTCGCTTCGTCATCTTCCATACTAAGAGtatacttattaaaaattaaaataaaataaaatgttaataaGGGTTTCAAATCTCAAAATTACAAGTCTGAAATAGACtctaaatataaatttagttataaatatattattttcgttaaaataaatttgtttggaattgtttatacatttaataatttaaaccaCCATCAACTCattcaataattaataataataaagaaataccCATTGtacaaatttatgaaattttttctcaaattttattattcttggTATTTTTGTGCGTGAGATCAATTAATTAGACTTGATTAATAACCATTTAACTAAGCTCTAATATGTGATGTAATCGATTTTTTATCCATTTctcaaatatataattaaactgatgactatttagaaaaatatatattttagggAGAAAATTAGCTTAATTAGCTTCAATATGTTGCCAAATTAGTGTATGAATACTGATTTACTTATAGAGATTTTCTGCTTACCATTCTCTAAGTTCCCAATTAGCAATTGATTCTTgtttgaaagaaagagagaagacaAAGAAGTAAagaatcaataattattttcaagattttGGGTTTGGTTCAATGTatggaatttttgggatttggCACATGAATCATGTgctaaatattgaaaataattattattattattattattattgtgatgcacaatttttactattttaaaacattccaaagttcaaaatttatttttgaaggaattaaaaatttaaaatattaaaatttttgttaaactatttaaaaattaaaagttttttccatttcaaacataattaatattaaagtgATTTCTCTCTCTGCTTGCAAAGTTACCTCAAAAGACATGGATGCATGCCAGCTAATAATTGAAACCCTTCTGTCCCCTTTCTTTAAATTTGATCTAGAAAGAAAGGAATGAATGAGGAAAAGGAAGAGGTAGGAGTGAGGAATGAGAAGGTGAAGAAGGGAAAAGGTGAGGGAGTACTTAAGATTTCCGAGGACAAATAAAAGAGAGGAGGAAGATGTCCCCAATAGATAACCATTAATCTACAATGCGACTTTAAAAAGGTTTCATCTCTTTTATCAATTTTGTGACTCAACATCcctagttttaaaaaatagtaattagtCATCAATCATAAAAATTGGGTGGCTCACTAATACAACTTTATCACCCATCATCATATTGTCTTGCATTGATTTTCCCTATTTATatgcctttttcctttttactcaAGCGcttcaatctctctctctttactCTTGCTATTGTGCTATAATAGATTAGccctctctctcttccctatttatatgattttttttctttactcaaGCGCTTCAATCGCTCTCTTTTTTGTGTTATAGTAGATtagccctctctctctcttccctattTATATGCTTTTTTCTTCAAGCACTTCAATCGCTCACTTTTGATtagcctctctctctctctctccctcgcTCTCAGAGGATGGAATACACTGAGAAAACTACAAAACCACTTAAAGTTTTCAATAGTATCCATTTATTCTcctccttctcctcctcctcctcctcatcttcttcttcttcttcttcttcttcaaggtCGTCTTCTTTTCCAGCTGCCAGCCAAGGTCCTTGTGCTGCCTGTAAAGTCCTTCGTCGCCGATGCACCGAGAGTTGTATTTTAGCCCCATATTTTCCATCAACTAAACCATTCCAGTTCATCACTGCTCATAAAGTCTTTGGAGCCAGCAACATAATCAAGTGGTTGAAGGTAATCccatcatatttttctatttcaaactatatatatatatatataaacaaatgagaGAAATTTTCAAGGTGATTGGTTTGGAAAGGAGAGTATCAAAGGAAATTAGAAATGGgagctttatttttttcaatgttttaaaaatataatagtacATATAAATTTACTGATTTGCACGTCTTTCACACTCTAACCCACCCAAAACTTAATTTACCCTAATTTTCCCCTTTCTCCATTCATCTTAATGTCTATTAATTCATCTTCATATATATTCAAGAAGTGAAGAGGGTGAGAaacgagaaaataaaaaaataacaaaaagagaTGAAGTGGGGAGGAAATGGAGGTGAAGGAGGTGAAAAGAACGGATGGAGATTAGAGTTGGGGTTCAGGGTTTTGACTAGTTTGGAGTACTCAAGAAGATGAGGGCATGCAGGTAATTTCATATGAGCTTTTATGtctaaaaaattacaataaattaaAGGGTATTAGGATGGGCAAAGAGCTTTCTAGAAGGCATTCTTCCTTGAAGTTGAACTATTCAGCTACTCACCCattaattaattactatatGCTTTTGCAATATTCCAACTATCCAGCAGACACTCATAAGCTATTATCTTATGTTAGATTTGTAACAATTATTACATATTGTAACTGTTATTACAATACTCTAACTGTGATTACAAATCATTCTTATGTAGGAAGTTCCAGAGACCAATAGAGCAGATGCTGTGAGCAGCATGGTCTATGAAGCAAATGCCAGAATTCTTGATCCAGTCTACGGGTGTGCTGGTGCGATTAGCAAGCTTCAGAAACAACTTGAAGAAGTGCAAGCAGAATTAGCCATGACGCAAGCTGAACTCCTTTTCATGCGATGCCAACAACAGCAACTAGATGATAATGCAAAGTTCCTCCATAGAAATTCAGGCTCGGCCAATTGGGAATGAAGAAGTCTTGGTAAAAATTCCAAATTAGTTTTGAATATCAAAGTCATGTATGCTTGATCGATAATAAAGAAGAAATACTTGGGCATTGCGGAATAAAGTTTGGTCAGAGTGGAAATGAGAGAAATGCTAGCTAGCAACTCGATTCTAGGTGGCATTTCATGTGTCTCAACTCAACGCTTGATTGTATTCTAATATTCTAATGGCTTTCATATACCCATAGTTGTTATTGTCAATTCTTTCATTTCGACAGTTTCTTCAATTACATGGATTATACCTATTCGCACAAATACCTCGACAATTCCCGTTGGTTAATACGAAGAGTCCAATTAGCATAACTTGAGTTGGTATATGGAAATGGGACCCAATGACCAGAAACAATAGATTCATATGAGAAACATAAGTAAACGAGCCTCCGATTGAGCCTCCATATATAAAGGTACATGTATAACGATTTGATCTCCATCAAAATCTACACTgaattagggatgacaatggggcgggttttttcgcGTACTCGCCCCACCCCTAATGGGACGAGGTTCAATCTTAATAAATGAGTTTGGGATAGGtttgtgatttttaaaaaaaaactgggGTGGGTTTGGGTATTGCCCCACCccgccccgattatatataaaattaatttgaaaatttaatttaattgaaatttgaaaattaatttaatttaatttttattttactatttttaatatatagataataataaaatatttttaataaaataagttgtaaaaatataataatttaattatttataaaatatatttattttaatgtaattaaaatttttaaaaataattttaaaaaaagttaaacgagGTGGGACAGGGCaggtatgagaatttatcatacccgccccggcccgtttaattttttaaatgggacgaggatgagaattgttttgaataaacGGGACGGGGTTGAGATGGAGGTGACTAGTCCCGAACTCGCCCCGTTGTCATTCCTACATTGAATCCCTTATGAACTAATGGATGTAAACAAATAACACATCCTTCCATCAAAACAGGTTCAGGGTTTTTTGATAAtgattctagaaagtgtttttaacctttttaatatttgaaaatttttatcattaaaatattcaaaatattagaatttttaaaatcaataccAAAAccactcttaattttttttcgcATGATCCATTGGGAAGAGGTTTACCAAGGCAAAAAATGCAATCATTAAAAGCACAGCTGAAATGGGACGCAATCATGTGCCAATTACATGGGTGTATTTTTGGGGGTGGCAATTGGCTAAAAGTAAACAGGCACCACTCTATTAGTGGTTTgaaaagaataaacaaataaagataGAGGTGTCCAATGGGTTGGGCCGCACATTTTGGCCCATGGCCTAGCATGCCAAAAGATTGGGTCAAGTCAGCATGACCCAATTACTGTAGTAGCCCGGATTGGTACGACCCAATGGAGCGACCGTGTTGGGCCTAAGGAAATAACTCATTGTGCTAGCCCACTTGACCGTTTTAATTAtcactttttactttttccttaGTACATGTCAAATGTCTATAATACCCCTCTCAATAACTATATAATGGCTAGTTTGaggggtaaaaaaaataaatcaatagctatttttaattttctttttaatgtcaaatgtttatattaccctttcaaaAAACTATATAATGCATAGTTTAAAggataaataagtaaatcactcattattaatattttttgtgcaaatatttataatatctcaACAACTATATAACTAGTTTTAGgggtaaataagtaaatgactCACTAATAATtctctataaataccctttattttaattatttctcacACAATTCTTTATTCTCTCTCTTCATATTGTTTACAATtctctctaatttttctttccacaATTCTCTAAGTTGAAATTCTCTACAAGTGTTAAAGGTATCAACTAACTCTATAAGTGGTCATCATAAAAAAGTTgagatatttatatttagttatttcatttatttattttaattctatatatttcatttaattgttttcttccttttaccttttttttccctctaagATTAAAAATGGATCCTTATCACCCAGATGTTGAAAACCTTGACTTTGGTATTGATGCATGTAATGAATTTAATCATTTTGAAGATGACGAGACCCCCACCTTCTCTAGTATTCCTCTCTCTAACCTTCCCCAACCCAATCCCACAGGCAAAAGACCTAGGGCTAGTAGATGCACATCTATAGTATGAAATCATTTCactataataaatagataaaatacaAGAGGAGAAGTAGAAAATCTagcaaaatataaatattgttaaaatatatatatatatatatatatatatatatatatatatatatagttgcaAAACTGGTGGTGGCATAGGTCATGACCTTAGAAGACATGTcgaacaatatataaaaaaaatggtacatTAGACCCTAGACAATCCCATATAagtcaaaacaaaaataagatctAGTACATCTTCAATGTCCTCCTTTATATACAATCAACAATTCTTAAGAGAAGGGTTAGTTGGAATAGTAGTTAGTATGAGGCTTCCACTGAAATTTAGAGAAGATCCTAGATTTGTACATTTCATGCACAAGTATGCCCAACCAGCCTATCATAGAATTCTTAAGATTGCTTCTTGTAATGATGtaattaaatgttataaaaatgaaaaacaattaataattgaagaatttaaaaatcatagtgGTACTGTATCTGTGACCTTAGATATATGGTCTAATCAAAGTAATGAACCTTTTACTTGTTTGACATCACATTATATAGATTCGAATtggaaattacaaaagaaaatattagatttttgtaaaatatttcatcCTCGTGATGAGCCTGCCATATATGATTCTTTGACAAGTGTTGTAAGAGAATATGATATACAAAgcaaaaaaattagtattaccTTTGATAATGcttgaaataataaaagtgtCATGAATTTATTTACAAGAACAAATAGAGAAGGTCTACTAAGTGAAATATTTCATGTAAGATGtgtttttcatataattaatttaatagtacaagatgttttaaaattaatatcactCTCATTACAGGCTATCTGATCTACTATACTATTTCTTGATTCATCTAACAAATTACAAGAATTTTATACTTGATGTCAATCAGTAAgtttcaagaagaaaaaattccATCATGATATCAGTCATTATTGAAATTCTACCTACCTAATGTTAAATCTTGTATAGGGTATCATAACATACTATCAGATTATGTCAATAGTAAGACAGGTGAAATTGTAATAACTTCAGATTATTGGGagaaaggtttttcttttttaaattcttgaagGTTTTTTATGATACTACTAACATGTGTTCTGTTGTATATACTCCTACATCTTGTGTAACATTTAGATGTATTTGCAAGATGAGCGATGTGTTTCAACAATATATGGAACATCCcatttttagtgaaatatgtgtacaaatggaatttttttttttttgaaatattagaagACTATTCCACCACTTTATTGTTTAGCTGCTTGTATGGATTCAAGAGTTAAGGTTGAAGGTgtagaaaacattttaaatttcatagcTATTTGAATGAACCAATCATCCGAACTAGAAGGTAAGATATACGAACGATTAaacaacttatataaatattatgagaataaatatggtAGTGTCTCTTCAAGTACTATAACTCCATCTACATTTGGAAATGATCCATTCTTTATACAATTAGCTAAGGGAAAATGACAAATTGGTCCTTCAAGTAGGTGtgatctttcaaaatatttagataCTGGTTATTGTTCATACCTATCCCCCATGAAGTACAAAATTTGGATATTATGAAGTTGTGGAAATTTCATGAATCCACTTTTTCTGTGTTATCTAAAATGACACGTGATCTACTAACCCCACTAGTGTCTACTGTGGCATCAGAATCTGTTTTTTCTATAATTGCAAATATAATAGGAGACATGAGGACAAGTCTTACAATAGAGATGCTAGAAGCTTTGACATGTTTGAAGGATTGGGAAAATGGATGCATGAGACTACAAACTTTAGAAGATGAACTTAAAAAGACTTTGAGAAATTGGATTTCAATACAAACAATGATGTTCAAGAGATTGATGAtgattgaagatgaaaaaagaagaatgaagattgAATAAGACAAAAGTGAATATGAtaattgaagaattatatgttgtttgtttcttttaaatatattaaatgtagctaatttttaaaagttgcgTAATGCATATGATTAATAGTTGGGTGggtgccaacctagttgggatgtgcTCAAACTATAGTGATGcaattctcactttttttttttccttattttttcatgtaatttgttgaaatattgaattaaagaattatttttttatattccattattttaaatttatttattttttgataaaaaaaaaaacaaaaatcaaataacaaattcaaatataatttttttactatttttaaaaaccaaaaactaacatttctataaattttacaGTTACAAACtcgataaatataaatataaaaaataaaaagtataattattagaggtgtttaaagtaacaagaagaaattttatttaataaaaaaaaacttaagacaaactgacttaaaaaaattaaattaaaatttttaacaaattgaGTAGCCCATGGGCCATGACCCATCGACACATCACGACCCACAACATCGCACGACATTATTAGCCCGTGAGTTTATGTGTTGTGTCAGGCCATCTATTTGGCTTGCATGGACTGGCCCGAGCATACACAATTTTTAAGTGGGTCGTGTTGGCTCAACACGTTGGCCTGTAATGGCCTTGTAAAGAAATGATGAAGGGTTGCTAACTTGTAGAATTATAATGCCCATAAAACATTGGAAATGATCCAATGTCACCACCCATTCAACATTAATTATACAACTCTGTTATAGTAACCAATGATATTACATTTcccattcaacaaaaaattctaCAGTAAATTAAGTTCCTAGATAATATAATTTCCTATTCACAATTAATTCTATATTTACTTATTAACATGAAATAATAATGTAATTCAAATTGAACATCAATACCATAAAAACGTGACGTAGCTCATCTTGAAAAATTGTGAACAGATTTGTATAAGGTCAATTAATGAAAGTAGCACCAATCAAGAACTTGGTATGGAAAGGAAACTATGAAGCCATATTTGTAAAGTGTCTTACTCATGTCGTGAGTATGGTTAATTAGTTCTCCTATAAGCAACTTCTTAATGGGTTAAAATTGGCTCGATTG
This DNA window, taken from Vitis riparia cultivar Riparia Gloire de Montpellier isolate 1030 chromosome 13, EGFV_Vit.rip_1.0, whole genome shotgun sequence, encodes the following:
- the LOC117929193 gene encoding LOB domain-containing protein 1-like isoform X1; this encodes MEYTEKTTKPLKVFNSIHLFSSFSSSSSSSSSSSSSSSRSSSFPAASQGPCAACKVLRRRCTESCILAPYFPSTKPFQFITAHKVFGASNIIKWLKEVPETNRADAVSSMVYEANARILDPVYGCAGAISKLQKQLEEVQAELAMTQAELLFMRCQQQQLDDNAKFLHRNSGSANWE
- the LOC117929193 gene encoding LOB domain-containing protein 4-like isoform X2, which produces MQEVPETNRADAVSSMVYEANARILDPVYGCAGAISKLQKQLEEVQAELAMTQAELLFMRCQQQQLDDNAKFLHRNSGSANWE